A genomic window from Sorex araneus isolate mSorAra2 chromosome 2, mSorAra2.pri, whole genome shotgun sequence includes:
- the LOC129401897 gene encoding elongin-A-like, with amino-acid sequence MQPEGQARPAPDATLDKLQAQLALLPRPAKLLKALTRLSALPPTAALLDDSRLSKALRRLRDYQQPAALAARLLDRWSPLLDAPAPAEASTASPSKSRGRKRSREARAGGNCGQQEPTAPRAGTPDAAEPAPQGPPRTVPPLRIKLTRLPSGARAAGTPTRCPRGHADSESQAPARLSWEECLDYQPPPRKKQRTKSAQAGQEPHTQHAQGSAGSDDDHDDHDDHWALESADGPPARPEDPRPSTREDPQLATALSDSLACRPDPAPAPGDAGEAPLPHWDWGSFGQPSPPRQHEPDLAPCRVNAKTRVFAGSKRAHGPAVPSLRQLCTRLLQNHLDAIGPLPPASYSLLQPVLRSCSPDQLYRIETCNPGLVPHADHLWKAHCAQKFPTDTPRPGESWRDAYLRLQLAREQRLQALTLNFRSARLTKLQDARTKIVVFHGPTAKPFPLPKTPHVDPEEAIRHEAEPHSAPAPTACQPEPRTNAPTSLPPAGLPEATSANPGPAASQRTQAFAKRKPNKPMPRLMAKSIKDFRTLLSRR; translated from the coding sequence ATGcagccagaaggccaggcccgcCCGGCGCCGGACGCCACCCTGGACAAGCTGCAAGCTCAGCTGGCCCTCCTGCCCAGACCCGCCAAGCTCCTCAAGGCGCTGACCAGGCTCTCCGCGCTGCCGCCCACCGCCGCTCTCCTGGACGACTCCCGCCTCAGCAAGGCCCTCAGGCGCCTGCGCGACTACCAGCAGCCGGCCGCTCTGGCCGCACGCTTGCTGGACCGCTGGAGTCCGCTCCTGGACGCTCCGGCCCCAGCCGAAGCCAGCACCGCCAGCCCAAGCAAGAGCCGCGGCCGGAAGCGCTCCAGGGAGGCCCGAGCGGGAGGAAACTGCGGCCAGCAAGAGCCCACGGCCCCACGCGCGGGAACACCGGACGCCGCAGAACCCGcgccccagggacccccgaggACCGTGCCtccgctgaggatcaaactcacacGCCTTCCTTCGGGGGCGAGGGCAGCGGGgacccccacccgctgcccccgCGGGCACGCAGACAGCGAGTCCCAGGCCCCCGCACGCCTGTCTTGGGAGGAGTGTCTCGACTACCAACCGCCACCCAGGAAAAAGCAAAGGACCAAGAGCGCACAGGCGGGGCAGGAGCCCCACACCCAGCACGCTCAAGGGAGCGCGGGAAGCGACGACGACCACGACGACCACGACGACCACTGGGCCTTGGAGTCAGCCGacgggcccccagcccgcccagaGGACCCGCGGCCTTCCACACGCGAAGACCCCCAGCTGGCAACggccctctcggacagcctggcctgCCGGCCAGACCCCGCTCCCGCTCCGGGAGACGCGGGGGAGGCCCCGCTCCCGCACTGGGACTGGGGGTCCTTCGGGCAGCCTTCGCCCCCACGCCAGCACGAACCGGACTTGGCCCCGTGCAGAGTCAACGCCAAGACCCGCGTGTTCGCAGGCTCCAAGCGAGCCCACGGCCCCGCCGTGCCCAGCCTGCGCCAGCTCTGCACGCGCCTCCTGCAGAATCACCTGGATGCCATCGGCCCGCTGCCGCCCGCCTCCTACTCTCTTCTCCAGCCCGTCCTGCGCAGCTGCTCGCCGGATCAACTCTACCGCATCGAGACCTGCAACCCGGGCCTCGTGCCCCACGCAGACCACCTCTGGAAGGCTCACTGTGCCCAGAAATTTCCCACGGACACGCCGAGACCGGGGGAATCCTGGCGCGACGCCTACCTGAGGCTTCAGCTGGCCAGAGAGCAGCGCCTCCAAGCTCTCACCCTCAATTTCCGCTCGGCCCGCCTCACCAAGTTGCAAGACGCCCGCACCAAGATCGTGGTCTTCCACGGCCCAACCGCAAAGCCCTTCCCACTACCGAAGACGCCCCACGTGGACCCCGAAGAAGCCATTCGGCACGAGGCCGAGCcccactcagccccagcccccaccgcctGCCAGCCAGAGCCCCGCACCAacgcccccacctcccttcctccgGCGGGCCTGCCCGAGG
- the LOC129401899 gene encoding elongin-A-like translates to MQPEGQARPAPDATLDKLQAQLALLPRPAKLLKALTRLSALPPTAALLDDSRLSKALRRLRDYQQPAALAARLLDRWSPLLDAPAPAEAGTASPSKSRGRKRSREARAGGNCGQQEPTAPRADTPDAAEPAPQGPPRTVPPLRIKLTRLPSGARAAGTPTRCPRGHADSESQAPARLSWEECLDYQPPPRKKQRTKSAQAGQEPHTQHAQGSAGSDDDHDDHDDHWALESADGPPARPEDPRPSTREDPQLATALSDSLACRPDPAPAPGDAGEAPLPHWDWGSFGQPSPPRQHEPDLAPCRVNAKTRVFAGSKRAHGPAVPSLRQLCTRLLQNHLDAIGPLPPASYSLLQPVLRSCSPDQLYRIETCNPGLVPHADHLWKAHCAQKFPTDTPRPGESWRDAYLRLQLAREQRLQALTLNFRSARLTKLQDARTKIVVFHGPTAKPFPLPKTPHVDPEEAIRHEAEPHSAPAPTACQPEPRTNAPTSLPPAGLPEATSANPGPAASQRTQAFAKRKPNKPMPRLMAKSIKDFRTLLSRR, encoded by the coding sequence ATGcagccagaaggccaggcccgcCCGGCGCCGGACGCCACCCTGGACAAGCTGCAAGCTCAGCTGGCCCTCCTGCCCAGACCCGCCAAGCTCCTCAAGGCGCTGACCAGGCTCTCCGCGCTGCCGCCCACCGCCGCTCTCCTGGACGACTCCCGCCTCAGCAAGGCCCTCAGGCGCCTGCGCGACTACCAGCAGCCGGCCGCTCTGGCCGCACGCTTGCTGGACCGCTGGAGTCCGCTCCTGGACGCTCCGGCCCCAGCCGAAGCCGGCACCGCCAGCCCAAGCAAGAGCCGCGGCCGGAAGCGCTCCAGGGAGGCCCGAGCGGGAGGAAACTGCGGCCAGCAAGAGCCCACGGCCCCACGCGCGGACACACCGGACGCCGCAGAACCCGcgccccagggacccccgaggACCGTGCCtccgctgaggatcaaactcacacGCCTTCCTTCGGGGGCGAGGGCAGCGGGgacccccacccgctgcccccgCGGGCACGCAGACAGCGAGTCCCAGGCCCCCGCACGCCTGTCTTGGGAGGAGTGTCTCGACTACCAACCGCCACCCAGGAAAAAGCAAAGGACCAAGAGCGCACAGGCGGGGCAGGAGCCCCACACCCAGCACGCTCAAGGGAGCGCGGGAAGCGACGACGACCACGACGACCACGACGACCACTGGGCCTTGGAGTCAGCCGacgggcccccagcccgcccagaGGACCCGCGGCCTTCCACACGCGAAGACCCCCAGCTGGCAACggccctctcggacagcctggcctgCCGGCCAGACCCCGCTCCCGCTCCGGGAGACGCGGGGGAGGCCCCGCTCCCGCACTGGGACTGGGGGTCCTTCGGGCAGCCTTCGCCCCCACGCCAGCACGAACCGGACTTGGCCCCGTGCAGAGTCAACGCCAAGACCCGCGTGTTCGCGGGCTCCAAGCGAGCCCACGGCCCCGCCGTGCCCAGCCTGCGCCAGCTCTGCACGCGCCTCCTGCAGAATCACCTGGATGCCATCGGCCCGCTGCCGCCCGCCTCCTACTCTCTTCTCCAGCCCGTCCTGCGCAGCTGCTCGCCGGATCAACTCTACCGCATCGAGACCTGCAACCCGGGCCTCGTGCCCCACGCAGACCACCTCTGGAAGGCTCACTGTGCCCAGAAATTTCCCACGGACACGCCGAGACCGGGGGAATCCTGGCGCGACGCCTACCTGAGGCTTCAGCTGGCCAGAGAGCAGCGCCTCCAAGCTCTCACCCTCAATTTCCGCTCGGCCCGCCTCACCAAGTTGCAAGACGCCCGCACCAAGATCGTGGTCTTCCACGGCCCAACCGCAAAGCCCTTCCCACTACCGAAGACGCCCCACGTGGACCCCGAAGAAGCCATTCGGCACGAGGCCGAGCcccactcagccccagcccccaccgcctGCCAGCCAGAGCCCCGCACCAacgcccccacctcccttcctccgGCGGGCCTGCCCGAGGCCACCTCGGCCAACCCAGGCCCTGCCGCTTCCCAACGCACGCAGGCCTTCGCCAAACGCAAACCCAACAAGCCAATGCCCCGCCTGATGGCCAAGTCCATCAAAGACTTCAGGACATTGCTCTCCCGGCGCTAA
- the LOC129401900 gene encoding elongin-A-like, which translates to MQPEGQARPAPDATLDKLQAQLALLPRPAKLLKALTRLSALPPTAALLDDSRLSKALRRLRDYQQPAALAARLLDRWSPLLDAPAPAEAGTASPSKSRGRKRSREARAGGNCGQQEPTAPRADTPDAAEPAPQGPPRTVPPLRIKLTRLPSGARAAGTPTRCPRGHADSESQAPARLSWEECLDYQPPPRKKQRTKSAQAGQEPRTQHAQGSGGGDDDHDDHDDDDHWALESADGPPARPEDPRPSTRQDPQLATALSDSLACRPDPAPAPGDAGEAPLPHWDWGSFGQPSPPRQHEPDLAPCRVNAKTRVFAGSKRAQGPAVPSLRQLCTRLLQNHLDAIGPLPPASYSLLQPVLRSCSPDQLYRIETCNPGLVPHADHLWKAHCAQKFPTDTPRPGESWRDAYLRLQLAREQRLQALTLNFRSARLTKLQDARTKIVVFHGPTAKPFPLPKTPHVDPEEAIRHEAEPHSAPAPTACQPEPRTNAPTSLPPAGLPEATSANPGPAASQRTQAFAKRKPNKPMPRLMAKSIKDFRTLLSRR; encoded by the coding sequence ATGcagccagaaggccaggcccgcCCGGCGCCGGACGCCACCCTGGACAAGCTGCAAGCTCAGCTGGCCCTCCTGCCCAGACCCGCCAAGCTCCTCAAGGCGCTGACCAGGCTCTCCGCGCTGCCGCCCACCGCCGCTCTCCTGGACGACTCCCGCCTCAGCAAGGCCCTCAGGCGCCTGCGCGACTACCAGCAGCCGGCCGCTCTGGCCGCACGCTTGCTGGACCGCTGGAGTCCGCTCCTGGACGCTCCGGCCCCAGCCGAAGCCGGCACCGCCAGCCCAAGCAAGAGCCGCGGCCGGAAGCGCTCCAGGGAGGCCCGAGCGGGAGGAAACTGCGGCCAGCAAGAGCCCACGGCCCCACGCGCGGACACACCGGACGCCGCAGAACCCGcgccccagggacccccgaggACCGTGCCtccgctgaggatcaaactcacacGCCTTCCTTCGGGGGCGAGAGCAGCGGGgacccccacccgctgcccccgCGGGCACGCAGACAGCGAGTCCCAGGCCCCCGCACGCCTGTCTTGGGAGGAGTGTCTCGACTACCAACCGCCACCCAGGAAAAAGCAAAGGACCAAGAGCGCACAGGCGGGGCAGGAGCCCCGCACCCAGCACGCTCAAGGGAGCGGGGGAGGCGACGACGACCACGACGACCACGACGACGACGACCACTGGGCCTTGGAGTCAGCCGacgggcccccagcccgcccagaGGACCCGCGGCCTTCCACACGCCAAGACCCCCAGCTGGCAACggccctctcggacagcctggcctgCCGGCCAGACCCCGCTCCCGCTCCGGGAGACGCGGGGGAGGCCCCGCTCCCGCACTGGGACTGGGGGTCCTTCGGGCAGCCTTCGCCCCCACGCCAGCACGAACCGGACTTGGCCCCGTGCAGAGTCAACGCCAAGACCCGCGTGTTCGCGGGCTCCAAGCGAGCCCAAGGCCCCGCCGTGCCCAGCCTGCGCCAGCTCTGCACGCGCCTCCTGCAGAATCACCTGGATGCCATCGGCCCGCTGCCGCCCGCCTCCTACTCTCTTCTCCAGCCCGTCCTGCGCAGCTGCTCGCCGGATCAACTCTACCGCATCGAGACCTGCAACCCGGGCCTCGTGCCCCACGCAGACCACCTCTGGAAGGCTCACTGTGCCCAGAAATTTCCCACGGACACGCCGAGACCGGGGGAATCCTGGCGCGACGCCTACCTGAGGCTTCAGCTGGCCAGAGAGCAGCGCCTCCAAGCTCTCACCCTCAATTTCCGCTCGGCCCGCCTCACCAAGTTGCAAGACGCCCGCACCAAGATCGTGGTCTTCCACGGCCCAACCGCAAAGCCCTTCCCACTACCGAAGACGCCCCACGTGGACCCCGAAGAAGCCATTCGGCACGAGGCCGAGCcccactcagccccagcccccaccgcctGCCAGCCAGAGCCCCGCACCAacgcccccacctcccttcctccgGCGGGCCTGCCCGAGGCCACCTCGGCCAACCCAGGCCCTGCCGCTTCCCAACGCACGCAGGCCTTCGCCAAACGCAAACCCAACAAGCCAATGCCCCGCCTGATGGCCAAGTCCATCAAAGACTTCAGGACATTGCTCTCCCGGCGCTAA